A genomic window from Streptomyces sp. NBC_01429 includes:
- a CDS encoding ABC transporter substrate-binding protein → MTGWRRSSSPSPFRPGAARVLCTAVAGASLLLPALTGCGVGPLGGSGGAREPVTVMTWAPIGTDATNRPGMPALAKAYARWVNASGGIDGHELRVLTCNERNDAASAARCARRAVTAKAVAVVGSYSQHGREFMAPLEAASIPYLGGYGITEEEFSSYVSYPVNGGQATLLAGNGRQLARDCPRTALVRPDTTAGDDLPDLIGSGLAAGRRGPAADIRAAENATDYTERARQARERAGDGGCVTAVLGDRTETFFDSYRRLPEDGRTVRVSSVLGSVGQSLVDRTGGRNGPFEGAYLTGWYPVASDPAWQPMRDVISEYAFGDDDIDPADPGAQTTWIAYTALRSVIGSMDADRITAGGLADALDRGAQVDTGGLTPPLRWRYEDMLGTPGFPRIVNGDVTFQVVRRGRLVAQREGFVDVGGTLGGALGGTSR, encoded by the coding sequence ATGACCGGTTGGCGACGCTCCTCCTCCCCCAGCCCCTTTCGACCCGGTGCGGCGCGCGTCCTGTGCACGGCCGTCGCGGGCGCGTCGCTGCTGCTGCCCGCCCTCACCGGCTGCGGCGTCGGGCCCCTCGGCGGTTCCGGTGGCGCCAGGGAGCCGGTGACGGTCATGACCTGGGCGCCGATCGGCACCGACGCCACCAACCGGCCCGGCATGCCGGCCCTGGCGAAGGCGTACGCGCGCTGGGTCAACGCGTCCGGCGGGATCGACGGCCACGAGCTGCGCGTCCTGACCTGCAACGAGCGCAACGACGCGGCGAGCGCCGCCCGGTGCGCGCGGCGCGCGGTGACGGCGAAGGCCGTCGCGGTCGTCGGCTCGTACAGCCAGCACGGCCGGGAGTTCATGGCGCCCCTGGAGGCCGCGTCCATCCCGTACCTCGGCGGATACGGCATCACCGAGGAGGAGTTCAGCAGCTACGTGTCCTACCCGGTCAACGGCGGCCAGGCCACGCTGCTCGCGGGCAACGGCCGCCAGCTGGCCCGCGACTGCCCGCGGACCGCGCTCGTCCGGCCGGACACCACCGCCGGGGACGACCTCCCCGACCTGATCGGCTCCGGCCTGGCGGCGGGGCGCAGGGGCCCGGCCGCCGACATCCGCGCGGCGGAGAACGCCACCGACTACACGGAGCGGGCCCGGCAGGCCCGCGAGCGGGCGGGGGACGGCGGCTGCGTCACGGCCGTGCTGGGCGACCGTACGGAGACCTTCTTCGACTCGTACCGCAGGCTCCCCGAGGACGGCAGGACCGTCCGGGTCTCCTCGGTGCTCGGCAGCGTCGGCCAGTCCCTCGTCGACCGCACGGGCGGCAGGAACGGCCCGTTCGAGGGGGCCTACCTCACCGGCTGGTACCCGGTCGCGAGCGATCCGGCCTGGCAGCCGATGCGGGACGTGATCAGCGAGTACGCCTTCGGGGACGACGACATCGACCCGGCGGACCCGGGCGCGCAGACGACGTGGATCGCCTACACCGCGCTCAGGTCCGTCATCGGGTCCATGGACGCCGACCGGATCACGGCGGGCGGCCTGGCGGACGCCCTGGACCGGGGCGCGCAGGTCGACACCGGCGGCCTCACGCCACCGCTGCGCTGGCGCTACGAGGACATGCTCGGCACCCCGGGCTTCCCCCGGATCGTCAACGGGGACGTGACGTTCCAGGTGGTGCGGCGGGGTCGGCTGGTCGCGCAGCGCGAGGGGTTCGTGGACGTGGGCGGAACGCTGGGCGGGGCGCTGGGCGGGACGTCGCGGTAG
- the purU gene encoding formyltetrahydrofolate deformylase encodes MSTASQSPAAAPADLSDQYVLTLSCPDKQGIVHAVSSYLFMTGCNIEDSQQFGDHDTGLFFMRVHFSADAPVTVEKLRASFAAIGDSFRMEWQIHRAEERMRVVLMVSKFGHCLNDLLFRAGIGALPVDIVAVVSNHPDFAELAASYDIPFRHIPVTRDNKAAAEAELLALVREERVELVVLARYMQVISDDLCKQLNGRIINIHHSFLPSFKGARPYHQAHARGVKLIGATAHYVTADLDEGPIIEQEVERVGHQVTPEQLVAIGRDVECRALARAVKWHAEHRILLNGHRTVIFG; translated from the coding sequence ATGAGTACCGCCTCGCAGTCACCGGCCGCGGCCCCCGCGGATCTGTCCGACCAGTACGTCCTGACGCTGTCCTGCCCGGACAAGCAGGGCATCGTGCACGCCGTGTCGAGCTATCTCTTCATGACCGGCTGCAATATCGAGGACAGCCAGCAGTTCGGGGACCACGACACGGGTCTCTTCTTCATGCGGGTGCACTTCTCGGCGGACGCCCCGGTGACCGTGGAGAAGCTGCGGGCGAGCTTCGCCGCCATCGGCGACTCGTTCCGGATGGAGTGGCAGATCCACCGCGCCGAGGAGCGCATGCGGGTCGTGCTCATGGTCAGCAAGTTCGGCCACTGCCTGAACGATCTGCTCTTCCGCGCCGGCATCGGCGCGCTGCCGGTGGACATCGTCGCGGTCGTCTCGAACCACCCCGACTTCGCCGAACTGGCCGCCTCGTACGACATCCCGTTCCGCCACATCCCGGTGACCAGGGACAACAAGGCCGCCGCCGAGGCCGAGCTGTTGGCGCTGGTGCGGGAGGAGCGGGTGGAGCTGGTGGTGCTGGCGCGCTACATGCAGGTCATCTCGGACGATCTGTGCAAGCAGCTCAACGGCCGGATCATCAACATCCACCACTCCTTCCTGCCGAGCTTCAAGGGCGCGCGGCCCTACCACCAGGCGCACGCGCGCGGGGTGAAGCTGATCGGCGCGACGGCGCACTATGTGACGGCCGACCTCGACGAGGGCCCGATCATCGAGCAGGAGGTCGAGCGCGTCGGTCACCAGGTGACGCCCGAGCAGCTCGTGGCGATCGGCCGGGACGTGGAGTGCCGGGCGCTGGCGCGCGCGGTGAAGTGGCACGCGGAGCACCGGATCCTGCTCAACGGGCACCGTACGGTCATCTTCGGCTGA
- a CDS encoding SCO4402 family protein encodes MGGMPLNDMPWWRWRSNVRSALHMLSDPVFHQECWLAGLEGYGDVTDAVYRLVEDTWLDNWSAEKYVGTIFRDSGEAALVDVAVLRVLRIMHQVGADAPVSAYLEHHGWPEAVRAAREAHVRLAVSDGDDPDTVPQSLDVLRLVTRSA; translated from the coding sequence ATGGGCGGCATGCCGCTCAACGACATGCCGTGGTGGCGCTGGCGCAGCAACGTGCGCTCGGCGCTGCACATGCTTTCCGATCCCGTCTTCCACCAGGAGTGCTGGCTGGCCGGCCTGGAAGGGTACGGCGACGTCACCGACGCCGTGTACCGGCTGGTCGAGGACACCTGGCTGGACAACTGGTCCGCCGAGAAGTACGTCGGCACGATCTTCCGCGACTCCGGCGAGGCCGCCCTCGTCGACGTCGCCGTGCTGCGGGTGCTGCGCATCATGCACCAGGTCGGCGCTGACGCGCCGGTCTCCGCGTATCTGGAGCACCACGGCTGGCCGGAGGCGGTACGCGCGGCCCGCGAGGCGCATGTACGGCTGGCGGTGAGCGACGGCGACGACCCGGACACGGTGCCGCAGTCGCTGGACGTGCTGCGGCTCGTCACGCGGTCGGCCTGA